A genomic segment from Halomonas sp. GD1P12 encodes:
- a CDS encoding S8/S53 family peptidase has translation MVVKYAVLPLVALLTVSTSSASAENPLRIERLQPCGERFSQPTQTFCLVASGLEDDDVQLMLSGSPLVPSRIERQGQRLRVTVDGETQSAPLWLEQRQRQSNPVWLSLQGSHVIAATDDEVAENMDGVTSYVDLISLIIEEEYDGLEEAQRLAEKYGAEVVGQIPPLNTYQLRLPVEDLVARDALVLRLGSELSVDAVVVEESNAEESTEDGIEQDASPPPEAHDQEWAANRFLDAVNFYQRRLNPDHDDIDTHPVRIGVIERNVDFDTPDFADYLGDCRQSATRTCVYATDAAEPDGHGTTVAGILAAAWNEGGNSGFLRGLDSVGPGFDVIVDRGSDAGITANVAASVNLVEDGARLLNWSFGIHRVGTVDIHGDEVDSLVRSGIAMDGYEELLEEFFLWLRREHPDVVVVNSAGNASSFSGRDDYRLPSSFVTDQLFVVGGHERSGEEVAIEDVRYAIKRDASNIDMRVDITAAACVRASTAREGEQGEPHCGTSYSTPLVTGLLAAMMSIDPTLTPAQLRILLRRSALPIGEEFDFEPTDADDLTAPILPSERAHDLNHPDIGLSARLDMYKALDLTVQSLERAR, from the coding sequence ATGGTCGTCAAGTACGCCGTTTTACCCCTGGTCGCACTGCTAACCGTGAGCACGTCGAGCGCCAGCGCCGAGAACCCGCTTCGCATCGAAAGGCTTCAGCCCTGTGGCGAGCGCTTCAGCCAGCCGACACAAACGTTTTGTCTGGTGGCCAGCGGGCTTGAAGACGATGACGTTCAGCTCATGCTGAGCGGTTCACCCCTTGTGCCCTCTCGCATCGAGCGTCAAGGGCAAAGGCTTCGCGTCACGGTTGACGGCGAGACACAAAGCGCCCCGCTGTGGCTCGAACAGCGCCAACGTCAAAGCAACCCGGTCTGGCTGAGCCTTCAGGGGAGTCATGTGATCGCCGCCACCGACGACGAAGTCGCCGAGAACATGGACGGTGTCACAAGCTACGTCGATCTGATCAGCCTGATCATCGAAGAGGAGTACGACGGCCTGGAGGAGGCGCAGCGACTGGCCGAGAAGTACGGCGCCGAGGTCGTCGGCCAGATCCCGCCGCTCAACACCTACCAGCTGCGCCTGCCCGTAGAGGACCTGGTTGCCCGCGACGCGCTGGTGCTCAGGCTCGGCAGCGAGCTCAGCGTGGATGCCGTGGTGGTGGAAGAGTCGAACGCCGAAGAGAGTACTGAAGACGGTATCGAGCAGGACGCCAGCCCCCCGCCCGAGGCTCACGACCAGGAGTGGGCGGCGAACCGTTTTCTGGACGCGGTGAACTTTTATCAGCGGCGCCTGAATCCGGATCACGACGATATCGACACCCACCCCGTGCGTATCGGCGTCATCGAGCGCAACGTCGATTTCGATACCCCGGACTTCGCCGATTACCTGGGCGACTGCCGCCAGAGCGCAACGCGCACCTGCGTTTACGCCACCGACGCCGCTGAACCCGACGGCCACGGCACCACGGTGGCGGGCATTCTGGCCGCCGCCTGGAACGAGGGTGGCAACAGCGGTTTTTTACGCGGGCTCGACAGCGTCGGCCCCGGCTTCGATGTCATCGTCGACCGCGGTTCGGATGCCGGCATCACCGCCAACGTGGCCGCCTCGGTCAACCTGGTGGAGGACGGCGCCCGCCTCCTCAACTGGAGCTTTGGCATTCACCGCGTGGGGACCGTCGATATCCACGGTGACGAGGTCGACTCGCTGGTGCGCTCCGGCATCGCCATGGACGGCTATGAGGAGCTGCTCGAGGAGTTCTTCTTGTGGCTACGCCGCGAGCACCCGGACGTGGTCGTGGTGAACTCGGCGGGTAACGCCTCGTCGTTCTCCGGGCGCGACGACTACCGCCTGCCCTCCTCCTTCGTCACCGACCAGCTGTTCGTGGTCGGCGGTCACGAGCGAAGCGGCGAAGAGGTCGCCATCGAGGACGTCCGCTACGCGATCAAGCGCGACGCCTCGAACATCGACATGCGCGTGGATATCACCGCCGCCGCCTGCGTGCGCGCCTCCACGGCCCGCGAGGGCGAGCAGGGTGAGCCGCACTGCGGCACCTCTTACTCCACACCGCTGGTGACGGGCCTGCTGGCAGCCATGATGTCGATCGACCCGACCCTGACGCCAGCGCAGCTACGAATCCTGTTACGCCGCAGCGCCCTGCCGATCGGCGAGGAGTTCGATTTCGAACCCACCGACGCCGACGATCTAACCGCCCCGATCCTGCCCTCCGAGCGCGCCCACGATCTCAACCACCCGGATATCGGCCTGTCCGCCCGGCTCGACATGTACAAGGCGCTGGATCTGACGGTGCAGAGCTTGGAGCGGGCGCGCTGA
- a CDS encoding leucyl aminopeptidase, producing MDHASFTEICIHQLKMSGVKSDERLIVLTQGNERLDYADAFMAAGRRLGANMYHMRLPPPSVMGGWNVGTTGLAAMPDAVEALKNCDMLIDCIFLLFSPEQMAIQDAGTRVLTAVEPPELLARMLPSRELREKVEIGAAMLEKAKVMRITSPHGTDVTYKLNTYPTVAEYACTDEPGRWDHWPSGFVFTGGDDDGVDGTIVVAPGDILLPQNMYVREPITYTIEKGWITDIRGGLDAELVKSYMESFDDKRGLGMSHVGWGMNPNAKWHRMVPGEFPGGMGMEPRSFYGNVMFSTGPNNELGGPNDTACHLDIPMRGCSLFLDDEPIVVDGDIVVKEMQMPGH from the coding sequence ATGGATCACGCAAGCTTTACCGAAATTTGTATTCACCAATTGAAAATGTCCGGGGTCAAATCTGACGAACGGCTCATCGTGCTCACCCAAGGCAACGAGCGTCTTGATTACGCCGATGCGTTCATGGCCGCCGGCCGGCGCTTGGGCGCCAATATGTATCATATGCGCCTGCCTCCACCCTCCGTGATGGGTGGCTGGAACGTGGGAACCACCGGTCTCGCCGCCATGCCGGATGCCGTTGAAGCGCTGAAAAACTGCGATATGCTCATCGACTGTATCTTTTTGCTTTTTTCACCGGAGCAGATGGCTATTCAGGACGCGGGGACGCGCGTGCTCACGGCGGTGGAACCGCCGGAATTGCTGGCGCGCATGCTGCCTTCCAGGGAGCTCAGAGAGAAAGTCGAGATTGGCGCAGCGATGCTTGAAAAAGCCAAGGTCATGCGCATTACCTCGCCCCACGGCACGGACGTAACCTATAAGTTGAACACTTATCCAACGGTTGCCGAATACGCCTGTACTGATGAACCGGGGCGGTGGGACCACTGGCCCTCGGGCTTTGTGTTCACTGGCGGCGACGATGACGGTGTCGACGGCACGATCGTGGTGGCCCCTGGCGACATTCTATTGCCTCAGAATATGTACGTTCGTGAGCCGATTACCTATACCATCGAAAAGGGTTGGATCACTGATATTCGCGGCGGCTTGGATGCCGAGCTGGTCAAATCCTACATGGAGAGTTTCGACGACAAGCGCGGGCTCGGCATGAGCCATGTGGGCTGGGGGATGAACCCGAATGCCAAGTGGCATCGTATGGTGCCCGGCGAATTTCCCGGCGGTATGGGCATGGAGCCGCGCAGCTTCTACGGTAATGTGATGTTCTCTACCGGCCCCAATAACGAGCTTGGCGGCCCCAACGATACGGCCTGTCATTTGGATATCCCCATGCGAGGCTGTTCGCTGTTTCTTGACGATGAGCCGATCGTGGTTGATGGCGATATCGTGGTCAAAGAAATGCAAATGCCCGGGCACTGA
- a CDS encoding sodium:solute symporter family protein: protein MTESMIWWSIGIYLLIAVGIAFLSRQGPAESMSGYFLGNRQMNGFVSALSYSATTYSAFMMVGLAGLTYAGGVGALGFEIIYFAGVSLVAIFGPRFWAVGKKFGFVTPSEMLGHRYNSKRVAMAVSVASCIFLIPYSAVQLAGVGYLLEGMTDGAINFTTGVVMATAIAIFFSYIAGIRSVMWTDSLQALMMIVASTLVAFLVIQGLGGFSGLFGTLQADHPASLSVPGSGLFSFVTFMGLCIPWFFFSLSNPQVSQRLFMPSSLRSMRQMLIGFLGFGFIYTLVSVLWGFSALAAFPGLERADLATPSLLASEFVPPLLGVIVMIGIMAAAVSTIDSIMLTLASMLSRDVYANAKPGVDEKRQLMMGKIVVPIIALLALGFAELQLDLIAVLSVAASSGLVAMVPAIIGAFFWKRGTGAGALASVVGTSVFVLGMYATGNSLLGLPSGIWGIVVSTVLFIGVSLATQPDQASADAFLGAITDELGRKKRMSANTSSSADSKATV, encoded by the coding sequence ATGACTGAATCGATGATTTGGTGGTCCATCGGCATTTATCTATTGATCGCGGTCGGTATCGCCTTTCTATCTCGCCAAGGCCCGGCGGAGAGCATGTCGGGTTACTTTCTGGGCAACCGGCAGATGAACGGGTTCGTCTCGGCGCTGAGCTACAGCGCCACCACCTATAGCGCTTTCATGATGGTAGGCCTTGCCGGACTTACCTACGCCGGCGGGGTCGGGGCGTTGGGCTTCGAGATTATCTATTTCGCCGGCGTTTCGTTGGTGGCGATCTTCGGCCCGCGTTTTTGGGCGGTCGGTAAGAAGTTCGGCTTCGTGACCCCCAGCGAGATGCTGGGGCACCGTTATAACAGCAAGCGGGTAGCCATGGCCGTTTCCGTGGCCAGCTGTATTTTCCTGATCCCCTATTCCGCCGTACAGCTTGCCGGTGTTGGCTATCTGCTGGAAGGCATGACCGATGGTGCGATCAACTTCACGACGGGCGTGGTGATGGCGACCGCGATCGCTATCTTCTTTTCCTATATAGCGGGCATCCGTTCAGTGATGTGGACCGACTCATTACAGGCGCTGATGATGATCGTGGCATCGACTCTGGTGGCGTTTCTGGTCATCCAGGGGCTGGGCGGCTTTAGCGGACTGTTCGGCACGCTTCAAGCCGATCATCCTGCCTCGCTCAGCGTGCCGGGATCCGGGCTTTTCAGCTTCGTTACCTTCATGGGGCTATGCATTCCCTGGTTCTTTTTTAGTCTTTCCAACCCGCAGGTGAGCCAGCGCCTGTTCATGCCGTCTTCGCTGCGCTCGATGCGCCAGATGCTGATTGGCTTTTTGGGGTTCGGCTTCATCTACACACTGGTCTCGGTGCTTTGGGGCTTCTCCGCGCTCGCTGCCTTTCCGGGGCTCGAGCGAGCGGACTTGGCCACGCCCTCGCTGCTGGCCTCCGAGTTCGTGCCGCCTTTGCTGGGTGTGATCGTCATGATCGGCATCATGGCCGCGGCGGTGTCGACCATTGACTCGATCATGCTCACGCTAGCCTCGATGCTCTCGCGTGACGTCTATGCCAATGCCAAGCCCGGTGTCGACGAGAAGCGTCAATTGATGATGGGGAAAATCGTCGTACCGATCATTGCACTGCTTGCGCTGGGCTTTGCCGAACTGCAGCTGGATTTGATCGCCGTATTGTCGGTGGCCGCCTCTTCCGGGCTGGTCGCTATGGTGCCTGCGATCATCGGCGCCTTCTTCTGGAAACGCGGTACCGGCGCTGGCGCTCTGGCGAGCGTGGTAGGTACCAGCGTTTTCGTACTTGGCATGTATGCCACCGGTAACTCTCTGCTTGGCCTACCCTCGGGCATCTGGGGCATCGTCGTCTCTACGGTCTTGTTCATTGGCGTGAGCCTCGCCACTCAACCCGACCAGGCTTCCGCAGATGCCTTTCTGGGCGCGATTACCGACGAACTGGGCCGTAAAAAGCGCATGTCGGCTAATACTTCGAGCAGCGCTGACAGCAAAGCCACCGTCTGA
- a CDS encoding c-type cytochrome: MRKSLGASSSAQKTLPAQLPGLRYGVVIRPPTYGWTGERFESARLISVDDTSIGALGCETRVVVEGNFVGVVATTFESARNAAQHLVLRWEKPASVANTQRETLLEKQNTEDAFARDYGWPSRLRWGEIPEWVIAESRDAALNVWTRTATPEALRHDLSLATSVDGTAITLHAPDGKALATGLGRHCGDDAAVDAALLAKAVGAPVAVWLSAAYEADVKALGRAQRMMLSATHQNDATISHYRYRQAYANGEVAAVGLLLSGRATLGAQTERKTLLFTPYRFEQSHLSAHTGERPAANMTLQDVQQTFAREAFVDELAHARGEDPLTLRLDHLDDDRGSELLTSVARQAGWPKKEPAEPSASDILKGRGLAYAQLPDRHQRLESGVRSAWIADVDVNRVTGDVRLTRLVVGQDSGDEVDTAHLQQTLQERVLGESRGLLGRAPTFDEWGDGQTPETSSNALATRTTELSTSSFSKPADSSTLPLVLEDAEFAPGVAVIANALFDATGVRFREPPFTAGRVRQALDEQDPECRKGLPPGAKPPRKKATRRRWLAAAALTTVAGSAVMAWPWKGAITPITRPGANLYSVETIERGRLVAAAGDCAACHTTEGGATNAGGHAFETPFGTLYSTNITPDEATGIGSWSFAAFERAMREGVGRDGRHLYPAFPYTAFAKTSDADLQALYAYLMAQPAVSAPAPKNALTFPFNVRALMAPWQALYHDPTPFQPDPTQSELYNRGAYLTEGLGHCSACHSPRNAMGAEKQGEQYLAGAVVDGWEAPALNTLSRSPVAWSESSLFDYLRHGRSELHGVASGPMAPVVAGLGELPEYDVRAIAHYVAQQMQAPAEDASSARAEAQRLTAATSAEPAGMEEGAQLFQGACAACHVDNGVPGFTKASTSLALNTNLHSDRPDNVIQSIMGGVHDTAVPGTGSMPGFADSFSDTQVATLTAYLRARFAPEAPMWQQLEQRVAETRQPH, from the coding sequence ATGCGTAAGTCGCTGGGCGCTTCATCTTCAGCACAAAAGACGCTGCCCGCTCAATTGCCCGGGCTTCGTTATGGCGTGGTGATTCGCCCGCCTACCTATGGCTGGACCGGCGAGCGCTTCGAAAGCGCCCGGTTGATAAGCGTCGATGACACTTCGATTGGTGCTTTGGGGTGCGAGACACGTGTTGTCGTTGAAGGTAATTTTGTCGGGGTGGTCGCAACGACCTTTGAGTCCGCGCGCAATGCGGCCCAGCACCTGGTGCTTCGCTGGGAGAAGCCTGCCTCGGTGGCTAATACGCAGCGCGAAACCCTTCTTGAAAAACAAAACACAGAAGACGCGTTTGCCCGCGATTATGGTTGGCCAAGCCGCTTGCGCTGGGGCGAGATACCGGAATGGGTGATCGCTGAAAGCCGCGACGCTGCATTGAATGTATGGACGCGAACCGCCACCCCCGAGGCGCTGCGCCACGATCTGAGTCTGGCCACATCGGTCGATGGTACGGCGATCACATTGCATGCCCCGGATGGCAAGGCACTGGCGACAGGTCTGGGTCGCCACTGTGGTGACGACGCCGCCGTGGATGCGGCGCTGCTGGCGAAGGCGGTCGGCGCCCCGGTGGCCGTATGGCTTAGCGCGGCGTACGAAGCCGACGTGAAAGCGCTGGGTCGGGCGCAGCGTATGATGCTGAGTGCGACGCACCAAAATGACGCAACCATTTCGCATTATCGGTATCGTCAGGCCTACGCCAACGGCGAAGTCGCGGCCGTTGGGCTACTGCTGAGCGGGCGGGCGACCCTCGGGGCGCAGACTGAACGTAAAACATTGCTTTTTACCCCCTACCGTTTCGAACAATCGCACCTGTCGGCGCACACCGGTGAGCGGCCCGCGGCCAATATGACGCTTCAGGACGTGCAGCAGACCTTTGCTCGCGAGGCGTTCGTCGATGAGCTCGCCCACGCGAGGGGGGAGGACCCGTTAACGCTACGTTTGGATCACCTGGACGATGACCGGGGTAGCGAGTTGCTTACTTCTGTGGCTCGTCAGGCCGGCTGGCCGAAGAAAGAGCCAGCAGAGCCATCCGCGAGCGACATCTTGAAAGGGCGAGGCTTGGCCTACGCCCAGCTTCCCGACCGCCACCAGCGCTTGGAAAGCGGTGTGCGCTCCGCTTGGATTGCCGATGTCGACGTCAACCGCGTGACCGGCGATGTCCGGCTGACGCGGCTGGTGGTAGGACAGGATAGCGGCGACGAGGTGGACACGGCACACCTTCAGCAAACCCTCCAGGAGCGGGTGCTGGGCGAATCGCGCGGGCTGCTCGGCCGCGCCCCGACCTTCGATGAGTGGGGTGATGGTCAGACGCCGGAGACTTCTTCAAACGCGCTCGCGACGCGCACGACAGAACTTTCGACGTCATCGTTCTCAAAGCCTGCGGATTCATCCACCTTGCCCTTGGTCCTGGAGGACGCCGAATTTGCCCCCGGCGTCGCCGTTATCGCCAATGCGCTGTTCGATGCCACCGGCGTGCGTTTTCGCGAGCCCCCCTTCACCGCCGGGCGCGTGCGCCAGGCCCTTGACGAACAGGATCCCGAATGTCGAAAAGGCTTACCGCCCGGTGCGAAGCCACCGCGCAAGAAGGCGACTCGGCGGCGCTGGCTCGCGGCGGCGGCGCTGACGACGGTGGCGGGCAGTGCGGTCATGGCTTGGCCGTGGAAAGGAGCGATCACCCCGATCACCCGGCCCGGTGCCAACCTCTACTCTGTCGAGACCATCGAGCGGGGACGGCTGGTTGCGGCGGCGGGCGACTGCGCCGCCTGCCACACGACCGAGGGTGGGGCCACCAATGCCGGCGGACACGCCTTCGAGACCCCCTTCGGCACACTTTACAGCACCAACATTACCCCAGACGAAGCGACGGGCATCGGTAGCTGGTCCTTTGCGGCCTTCGAGCGCGCCATGCGCGAGGGGGTCGGTCGCGACGGGCGCCACCTCTATCCGGCGTTTCCCTACACCGCGTTTGCCAAGACCAGTGATGCAGATCTCCAGGCGCTTTACGCTTACTTGATGGCACAGCCGGCGGTGTCTGCACCGGCACCGAAAAACGCGCTGACGTTTCCTTTCAATGTGCGTGCGCTCATGGCGCCTTGGCAGGCGCTCTATCATGACCCCACGCCCTTTCAGCCAGACCCTACCCAGAGCGAGCTATACAACCGTGGCGCCTACCTAACCGAGGGGCTTGGACACTGTAGCGCCTGTCATAGCCCGCGCAATGCAATGGGCGCCGAGAAGCAGGGCGAGCAGTACCTGGCGGGCGCCGTAGTAGATGGGTGGGAGGCGCCGGCGCTCAATACACTGTCGCGCTCGCCGGTGGCCTGGAGCGAAAGCTCGCTCTTCGATTACCTGCGCCATGGGCGCTCCGAGCTGCACGGCGTTGCCTCAGGGCCGATGGCGCCGGTGGTAGCCGGGCTCGGCGAGCTGCCAGAGTACGACGTTCGCGCAATTGCCCACTATGTGGCGCAGCAGATGCAAGCGCCGGCCGAAGACGCCTCTTCGGCTCGAGCCGAGGCCCAGCGCTTGACCGCCGCCACGAGCGCTGAGCCTGCAGGCATGGAAGAGGGGGCGCAGCTTTTCCAGGGCGCCTGCGCGGCCTGCCATGTGGATAACGGCGTGCCTGGGTTTACCAAGGCTTCAACCTCGCTTGCACTCAATACCAATCTGCACAGTGACCGGCCTGACAACGTCATTCAATCGATCATGGGCGGTGTACACGATACCGCCGTTCCCGGTACGGGCAGCATGCCTGGTTTCGCCGACAGCTTTAGCGATACACAGGTCGCAACGTTAACGGCTTATCTACGGGCGCGCTTCGCGCCCGAGGCGCCCATGTGGCAACAACTCGAACAACGCGTCGCTGAAACACGCCAACCTCACTAA
- a CDS encoding (2Fe-2S)-binding protein, whose product MTLKLNVNGQHHTLAVSPDTPLLAVLRNDLALNGPKYGCGLGECGACSVLVDGVAARACVLTVAAVQGFEITTLEGLAEHQRLDPVQQAFIDAQAAQCGYCLNGMIVSIRSLLNHTATPSDEQILASLDHNLCRCGTHLEILSAAHLAVELEADRRGGLDA is encoded by the coding sequence ATGACGCTGAAGTTAAACGTAAATGGCCAGCACCATACATTGGCCGTTTCTCCGGATACGCCGTTGCTGGCCGTTCTGCGCAACGACCTGGCGCTGAATGGGCCGAAGTATGGCTGTGGGCTCGGCGAGTGCGGGGCGTGCAGCGTGCTGGTCGACGGCGTCGCGGCGCGCGCCTGCGTATTGACGGTAGCCGCGGTGCAAGGCTTCGAGATCACAACGCTTGAAGGGCTTGCCGAACATCAGCGCCTGGATCCGGTGCAGCAGGCTTTTATCGACGCCCAAGCCGCCCAGTGCGGGTATTGTCTGAACGGTATGATCGTTAGTATTCGCTCGTTGCTTAACCATACCGCCACCCCTTCCGACGAACAGATACTGGCCTCGCTCGATCACAACCTATGCCGCTGCGGTACTCACCTGGAAATTCTGTCGGCGGCGCACCTGGCCGTGGAGCTTGAGGCCGACCGGCGGGGAGGCCTGGATGCGTAA
- a CDS encoding FAD-dependent monooxygenase, whose protein sequence is MNDKPTIAVIGAGLGGAAAGALLQQAGYPTKVYEQAPSFSRLGAGIHLGPNVMKVMRRIGIEDKLDAMGSHPDYWFSRNGMTGEYQSRIPLGEYAREHYGASYITVHRGDLHELMVDTLDQDQLFFDKRVTDVDDNGDKVRLTFADGTVEEADLVIGADGVNSQIREKLLGTEAPIYSGWVAHRAIISAEKLKAYNLDFEACVKWWSEDRHMMVYFVTGDEKEYYYVTGVPEPDWNHGTSFVDSSQEEMFEAFKGYHPTVQALIECTESVTKWPLLERNPLPLWHDNRLVLLGDACHPMKPHMAQGAAMAIEDAAMLVRCLEEVGADDYHAAFELYRANRFERASRVQKVSHDNTWLREEEDPAWVFGYDVFETPLKTPNTANEENPA, encoded by the coding sequence ATGAACGATAAACCCACCATTGCCGTTATTGGTGCAGGCTTGGGCGGCGCCGCGGCGGGCGCCTTGCTGCAACAGGCTGGTTATCCCACCAAGGTGTACGAACAGGCCCCGTCCTTTTCTCGCTTGGGCGCAGGCATACACTTAGGGCCCAACGTGATGAAGGTCATGCGTCGCATCGGCATCGAAGACAAGCTCGATGCCATGGGGTCTCACCCGGATTACTGGTTCAGCCGTAACGGCATGACCGGCGAATATCAGTCGCGCATCCCCTTGGGCGAATACGCCCGGGAGCACTACGGGGCGTCTTATATCACCGTGCACCGCGGCGACTTACACGAACTCATGGTCGACACTCTTGATCAGGACCAGCTCTTTTTCGACAAGCGCGTGACCGACGTCGACGACAACGGCGACAAGGTCCGTTTAACCTTCGCCGACGGTACGGTCGAAGAGGCAGATCTGGTAATCGGCGCTGACGGCGTCAACTCGCAGATTCGCGAAAAGCTACTGGGTACGGAAGCACCGATTTACAGCGGCTGGGTCGCCCATCGGGCCATCATCTCTGCCGAGAAGCTCAAGGCGTATAACCTGGATTTCGAAGCCTGCGTAAAGTGGTGGTCCGAGGATCGCCACATGATGGTCTATTTCGTGACCGGCGATGAAAAAGAGTACTACTACGTGACCGGCGTGCCGGAGCCCGACTGGAATCACGGCACCTCGTTCGTCGATAGCTCTCAGGAAGAGATGTTCGAGGCCTTCAAGGGGTATCACCCGACCGTTCAAGCGCTGATCGAATGCACCGAGTCGGTCACCAAATGGCCGCTTCTGGAGCGTAACCCCTTGCCACTTTGGCACGACAACCGTCTGGTGCTATTGGGAGACGCTTGCCACCCCATGAAGCCGCACATGGCCCAAGGCGCCGCCATGGCCATTGAAGACGCCGCCATGCTGGTGCGTTGCCTGGAAGAAGTGGGCGCAGACGACTACCACGCGGCTTTCGAGCTTTACCGCGCCAACCGCTTCGAGCGCGCCTCTCGCGTGCAAAAGGTGTCCCACGACAATACCTGGCTTCGTGAAGAAGAGGACCCGGCGTGGGTCTTTGGTTACGACGTGTTTGAAACACCGCTGAAAACACCGAACACCGCCAACGAGGAGAATCCGGCATGA
- a CDS encoding alpha/beta fold hydrolase → MTDTISNSAYQYGANVHANGIRQHYLRFGGEASSTGQPLVIIPGITSPAITWAFVADRLGRHFDTYVLDVRGRGLSSTGPEIAYDTNTCADDVVAFVEALGLKNVVLAGHSMGARFALRAMNRGASGIDKLVLIDPPVSGPGRREYPSKLPWYVDSIKDCTEGADIDTMRTYCPTWSEKQLRLRAEWLHTCYTPAIVQTFEEFHTVDIHQDFPSIEVPTLLICAGKGGVIQPEDREEIQTLLPSIRITTADNAGHMIPWDDFEGFFTAFDDFLGTSL, encoded by the coding sequence ATGACCGACACAATCTCCAACAGCGCATATCAGTACGGTGCCAACGTTCACGCCAACGGTATTCGTCAGCACTACCTGCGCTTTGGTGGCGAGGCCTCAAGCACCGGCCAACCGCTGGTGATCATCCCGGGCATCACCAGCCCCGCCATTACCTGGGCGTTCGTGGCTGATCGGCTGGGTCGCCATTTCGATACCTACGTGCTCGACGTTCGCGGGCGCGGGCTGTCCTCGACCGGCCCAGAGATCGCCTACGATACCAACACCTGCGCCGATGACGTCGTGGCCTTCGTCGAAGCCTTGGGTCTCAAGAACGTTGTTCTGGCCGGACACTCGATGGGCGCGCGCTTTGCGCTTCGCGCTATGAATCGCGGTGCCAGCGGTATCGACAAGCTGGTGTTGATCGACCCGCCGGTCTCCGGCCCTGGTCGACGAGAGTATCCCAGTAAGCTGCCTTGGTACGTGGACTCCATCAAGGACTGCACCGAAGGCGCCGACATCGACACCATGCGCACCTACTGCCCCACCTGGAGCGAAAAACAGCTTCGCCTACGCGCTGAGTGGCTGCATACCTGTTACACGCCCGCCATCGTGCAGACCTTCGAGGAGTTCCACACCGTCGATATCCATCAGGACTTTCCGAGTATCGAGGTACCAACGCTTTTGATCTGCGCGGGCAAAGGCGGGGTGATTCAGCCAGAGGATCGCGAAGAGATTCAGACCCTACTGCCGTCGATTCGCATCACCACCGCCGACAACGCCGGTCACATGATTCCATGGGACGATTTCGAGGGCTTCTTCACCGCCTTCGACGATTTTCTTGGCACTTCACTTTAA
- a CDS encoding Asp/Glu racemase yields the protein MTSDNKTYRIGQIVPSSNITMETEIPAMLTARQLIRPERFTFHSSRMRMKNVSKDELAAMDGESDRCALELSDAAVDVMGYACLVAIMSMGPGYHRESQKRLRIRTQENDSDTPIVTSAGALVDGLHVMKAKRVVVVAPYMKPLTEMVVDYIRQENIEVVDYRALEIPNNLDVARHDPANLPDIVASLDLTDIDAIVLSACVQMPSLAAVPKVEALTGKPVITAAIATTYAMLKALDIEPIVPGAGALLSGAYQE from the coding sequence ATGACTTCTGATAACAAGACCTACCGTATCGGCCAGATCGTGCCGAGCTCCAACATCACCATGGAGACGGAAATCCCTGCAATGCTGACCGCGCGTCAGTTGATCAGGCCGGAACGTTTCACGTTCCACTCCAGCCGTATGCGCATGAAAAACGTCAGCAAGGACGAGCTGGCCGCGATGGATGGCGAATCCGACCGCTGCGCACTGGAGCTTTCCGACGCCGCCGTAGACGTCATGGGGTACGCCTGTCTCGTGGCCATCATGTCCATGGGGCCGGGCTATCACCGCGAGTCTCAGAAACGCCTGCGCATCCGCACCCAGGAAAACGACAGCGATACGCCCATCGTAACCAGCGCCGGCGCGCTGGTCGACGGCCTGCACGTGATGAAAGCCAAGCGTGTGGTGGTCGTGGCGCCCTACATGAAGCCGCTCACCGAGATGGTGGTGGACTACATTCGCCAGGAGAACATCGAGGTCGTCGACTATCGGGCGCTGGAAATTCCCAATAACCTGGACGTGGCGCGCCACGACCCGGCCAACCTGCCGGATATCGTGGCCAGTCTCGATCTGACCGACATCGATGCCATCGTGCTATCGGCTTGTGTCCAGATGCCCTCGCTTGCGGCGGTGCCCAAGGTCGAGGCGCTGACCGGTAAGCCGGTGATCACCGCCGCTATCGCCACCACCTACGCCATGCTCAAGGCGCTGGATATCGAACCGATCGTGCCCGGCGCCGGGGCGCTGCTCTCGGGCGCTTATCAGGAGTAA